A section of the Flavobacteriales bacterium genome encodes:
- a CDS encoding polysaccharide biosynthesis protein produces the protein MERAKAFPRWAVLLLDLGLCLTALVAAYQLRFNFQVPPLEWRLLGPVLPIYLAVRSGSFLLAGIQRGMVRHTGTEDARRIFFTVVAGSVVLALLNLVREAAVDGRYLLPFSVLIIETMGALIAMIASRIAVKLLYLKARGSGKERVNVVIHGAGEAGLITKRTLEREGSVRYAVAAFVDDDPRKTGRRLEGVEVWHTDRLPGLLAGGEVQQVIIAIMNPDPEHRRKVVDACMAARVQVRSIPPVNAWINGQLSAGQIREVHIEDLLGRPIIRLDDSVVRSRFAGERVLVTGAAGSIGSELCRQLAALGVSRLVLLDQAESPLHDLSVELDRTGPDLELAAVVGDVREAEAVDRLIALHRPTVVFHAAAYKHVPLMELQPAEAVRTNVGGTLNVAEACVRHGVRDLVLVSTDKAVNPTSVMGATKRVAELCLRALHAQGTSTRFITTRFGNVLGSSGSVIPLFRRQIAAGGPVTVTHPEVTRYFMTIPEACRLVLEAGTMGQGGEVYVFDMGAPVCIQDLAERMIRLSGKEPGRDIAIRHTGLRPGEKLYEELLAAREDTQPTHHPRILIGRDQGAPPPGTLEEIRSIAVMAHMAAPEVLVARMKALVPEYRSRNSVFEALDEARPH, from the coding sequence ATGGAACGCGCGAAGGCCTTTCCCCGCTGGGCGGTCCTGTTGCTGGACCTCGGCCTCTGCCTGACGGCGCTGGTGGCCGCCTACCAGCTTCGCTTCAACTTCCAGGTGCCGCCGCTCGAGTGGCGGCTGCTGGGCCCCGTGCTCCCCATCTATCTGGCCGTACGGTCGGGCTCCTTCCTGCTGGCCGGCATCCAGCGGGGCATGGTGCGCCATACGGGCACGGAGGACGCACGCCGCATTTTCTTCACCGTGGTGGCCGGATCGGTGGTGCTGGCCCTGCTCAACCTGGTCCGGGAAGCCGCGGTGGACGGCCGCTACCTCCTCCCCTTCTCGGTGCTCATCATCGAGACGATGGGCGCCCTCATCGCCATGATCGCCTCGCGCATCGCCGTGAAGCTGCTCTACCTGAAGGCCCGCGGCAGTGGAAAGGAACGCGTGAACGTGGTGATCCATGGGGCGGGCGAGGCCGGGTTGATCACCAAGCGCACCCTCGAGCGGGAAGGCTCGGTGCGCTATGCCGTGGCGGCCTTCGTGGACGATGATCCGCGCAAGACCGGGCGGAGGCTCGAAGGCGTGGAGGTATGGCACACCGACCGGCTGCCCGGCCTGCTCGCCGGTGGCGAGGTGCAACAGGTGATCATCGCCATCATGAACCCCGATCCGGAGCACCGGCGGAAGGTGGTGGACGCCTGCATGGCCGCCAGGGTGCAGGTGCGCAGCATCCCTCCGGTGAACGCCTGGATCAACGGGCAGCTCAGCGCCGGCCAGATCCGTGAGGTGCACATCGAGGACCTGCTGGGGCGCCCCATCATCCGGCTGGACGATTCGGTGGTGCGCTCGCGGTTCGCGGGCGAACGCGTCCTGGTCACCGGGGCCGCAGGCAGCATCGGCAGTGAACTGTGCCGCCAGCTGGCGGCCCTCGGGGTGTCGCGACTGGTGCTGCTGGACCAGGCGGAGAGTCCGCTGCACGATCTCTCCGTGGAACTGGACCGCACCGGGCCGGATCTCGAGCTCGCCGCGGTGGTGGGTGATGTGCGCGAGGCGGAAGCCGTGGACCGGCTCATCGCGCTGCACCGTCCCACGGTGGTCTTCCATGCAGCGGCCTACAAGCACGTTCCGCTGATGGAGCTGCAACCCGCCGAGGCGGTGCGCACCAATGTGGGCGGAACGCTGAATGTTGCCGAAGCCTGTGTTCGGCACGGGGTGCGCGACCTCGTGCTGGTGAGCACCGACAAGGCCGTGAACCCCACCAGCGTGATGGGCGCCACCAAACGCGTGGCCGAGCTCTGCCTCCGCGCCCTGCACGCGCAAGGCACGTCCACGCGGTTCATCACCACGCGCTTCGGCAACGTGCTCGGTTCCAGCGGATCGGTGATCCCCCTGTTCCGCAGGCAGATCGCCGCCGGTGGACCGGTGACGGTGACCCATCCCGAGGTGACGCGCTACTTCATGACCATCCCCGAGGCCTGCCGGCTGGTGTTGGAGGCCGGGACCATGGGCCAGGGTGGCGAGGTGTACGTCTTCGACATGGGGGCGCCCGTGTGCATCCAGGACCTGGCCGAGCGCATGATCCGCCTCAGCGGCAAGGAACCCGGGCGCGACATCGCCATCCGCCACACCGGCCTGCGTCCGGGCGAGAAGCTCTACGAGGAACTGCTGGCGGCAAGGGAGGACACCCAGCCGACGCACCACCCGCGCATCCTCATCGGCCGTGATCAGGGCGCTCCGCCGCCCGGAACCCTGGAGGAGATCCGGTCCATCGCCGTCATGGCGCACATGGCCGCGCCCGAGGTGCTCGTGGCCCGCATGAAGGCCCTGGTGCCCGAGTACCGCAGCCGGAACTCGGTCTTCGAGGCGCTCGATGAGGCCCGGCCGCACTAG
- a CDS encoding glycosyltransferase family 4 protein, whose amino-acid sequence MPRILFIGAHRRDRSPSQRYRFDQFIPYWEEHGFSVHYASLIDEADDAVFYTPGNLAAKARIFLKSYRLRRQHVAMAAHFDLVFIQREAFMTGSTRFERALARSGPPVIYDFDDAIWHMDVSDGNRRLRWLKDPGKTATLIRLAHHVIAGNAYLADYALKHNPQVEVIPTVIDTERYRPRVHGPSAGPVVIGWTGSQTSMAHLRKVTPMLQDLGRRWGDRIHLRVVSDRPFTLPGLHVENVPWRSSTEPEDLAPMDIGIMPLRDDPWSRGKCGLKGLQYMAMGVPPVMSPVGVNTGIVRDGENGFLAADQAEWLEKLGLLIQDADLRGRLGRAARRTVEEGFSTVAWRDHYIDLFNHLIRTHGNPHRTEDHRAAARA is encoded by the coding sequence ATGCCCCGCATCCTGTTCATCGGCGCGCACCGACGCGACCGCTCCCCGAGCCAGCGCTACCGGTTCGACCAGTTCATCCCTTACTGGGAGGAGCACGGCTTCTCCGTCCACTACGCCTCGCTGATCGACGAGGCCGATGATGCGGTCTTCTACACCCCCGGCAACCTGGCGGCCAAGGCGCGCATCTTCCTCAAGAGCTACCGCCTGCGCCGGCAGCACGTGGCCATGGCCGCGCACTTCGACCTGGTCTTCATCCAGCGCGAGGCCTTCATGACCGGGAGCACGCGCTTCGAAAGGGCCCTCGCGCGGAGCGGACCGCCGGTGATCTACGACTTCGACGATGCCATCTGGCACATGGACGTCAGTGACGGCAACCGGCGGCTGCGCTGGTTGAAGGATCCCGGAAAGACGGCCACCCTGATCCGGCTCGCCCACCATGTGATCGCAGGAAATGCCTACCTGGCGGATTACGCCCTGAAGCACAATCCGCAGGTGGAGGTGATCCCCACGGTGATCGACACGGAGCGCTACCGGCCACGGGTGCATGGGCCATCCGCCGGGCCTGTCGTGATCGGCTGGACCGGCAGCCAGACCAGCATGGCCCACCTGCGGAAGGTGACGCCCATGCTGCAGGATCTTGGGCGGCGCTGGGGCGACCGCATCCACCTGCGGGTGGTGAGCGACCGCCCCTTCACGCTGCCGGGGCTGCACGTGGAGAACGTGCCCTGGCGAAGCAGCACCGAGCCGGAGGACCTGGCCCCGATGGACATCGGCATCATGCCCCTGCGCGACGACCCGTGGAGCCGGGGCAAATGCGGGCTCAAGGGCCTTCAGTACATGGCCATGGGCGTGCCCCCCGTGATGTCGCCCGTGGGCGTCAACACCGGCATCGTGCGCGACGGGGAGAACGGCTTCCTGGCCGCGGACCAGGCGGAATGGCTGGAGAAGCTCGGCCTGCTGATCCAGGATGCCGACCTTCGTGGCCGGCTGGGCCGCGCCGCGCGCCGGACCGTGGAGGAGGGCTTTTCCACCGTGGCCTGGCGCGACCATTACATCGACCTGTTCAACCACCTCATCAGAACCCATGGGAACCCACACCGAACTGAAGACCACCGCGCTGCGGCACGTGCATGA